The stretch of DNA AAATGTAAGATATGTGGGAAAGGCTTTTATTCTGCCAAGTCATTTCGAAGACATGAAaaaactcacactggagagaaaccctataaatgcAAGCAATGTGGTAAAGCCTTCAATCTTTCCAGTTCCTTTCAATATCATGAaaggactcacactggagagaaaccctatgagtgtaagcaatgtgggaaagccttcagatgTGCCCCACACCTTTGAAGGCATGGTaggactcacactggagagaaaccctatgagtgttaaggaatgtgggaaagccttcagatcTGCCTCACACCTTCAAATTCATGAaaggacacaaacacacataagaATACACTCTGGAGAAAGACCTTATAAATGTAAGACATGTGGGAAAGGCTTTTATTCTCCCAAGTCATTTCAAAGACATGAAaaaactcacactggagagaaaccctatgaatgcaaGCAATGTGGTGAAGCCTTCAGTAGTTCCAGTTCCTTTCGGTACCATGAaaggactcacactggagagaaaccctatgagtgtaagcaatgtgggaaagccttcagatcTGCCTCAATCCTTCAAATGCATGCTGGGACTCACCCTGAAGAGAAGCCCTACGAGTGTAagcaatgtgggaaagccttcagatcTGCCCCGCACCTTCGAATGCATGGtagaactcacactggagagaaaccctataagtgtaaggaatgtgggaaagccttcagatcTGCCAAGAACCTTCGAATTCATGAAAGGACACAAACACACGTAAGAATGCACTCTGTAGAAAGACCTTATAAATGTAAGATATGTGGGAAAGGCTTTTATTCTGCCAAGTCatttcaaatatatgaaaaatcttacactggagagaaaccctatgagtgtaagcaatgtgggaaagcctttgtttctttcacttcttttcgATATCATGAAAGGACTCACACTGGGGAGAAACCCTATGAGTGTAAGCAATGTGGGCAAGCCTTtgtttctttcacttcttttcgATATCATGAAAGGACTCACattggagagaaaccctatgagtgtAAGCAATGTGGAAAAACCTTCAGATCTACCTCACACCTTCGAAAGCATGGTAGAACTCACACTGGATAGAAACCAAGGCAGGCcaaagcaggtgaatcacctcaggtcaggagttcaagactggcctgatcaatgtgatgaaacccctgtctctactaaaaatacaaaaattggccaggcgtggtggcctgcttctgtaatcctagctagttgggaggctggcacaggataattgcttgaatctggggggcagaggttgcagtgagccaagactgtgccattgcactccagcctgggcaacaggagcaaaactctgtctccaaaaa from Gorilla gorilla gorilla isolate KB3781 chromosome 20, NHGRI_mGorGor1-v2.1_pri, whole genome shotgun sequence encodes:
- the LOC134757659 gene encoding zinc finger protein 709-like; this encodes MKKLTLERNPINASNVVKPSIFPVPFNIMKGLTLERNPMSVSNVGKPSDVPHTFEGMVGLTLERNPMSVKECGKAFRSASHLQIHERTQTHIRIHSGERPYKCKTCGKGFYSPKSFQRHEKTHTGEKPYECKQCGEAFSSSSSFRYHERTHTGEKPYECKQCGKAFRSASILQMHAGTHPEEKPYECKQCGKAFRSAPHLRMHGRTHTGEKPYKCKECGKAFRSAKNLRIHERTQTHVRMHSVERPYKCKICGKGFYSAKSFQIYEKSYTGEKPYECKQCGKAFVSFTSFRYHERTHTGEKPYECKQCGQAFVSFTSFRYHERTHIGEKPYECKQCGKTFRSTSHLRKHGRTHTG